A genome region from Acaryochloris marina S15 includes the following:
- a CDS encoding ArdC-like ssDNA-binding domain-containing protein, with translation MTTQAKREKAQAKQQAALEKLEQGILNIATEADWRQYLDFHSKFYNYSAKNTMLIYGQCPDASHVAGYKAWQKHGRQVRKGEKGIVILAPCKKKVEDEKTGDKAWQIFGFKTASVFDVSQTDGEELQETDVKAQTTEAELYRNLKAFGEAQGFTVLEQAYPGAYGVCIYKPSGIEIQVDPLLSVELRASILAHELGHALMHNAAEYCDHTPTSTKELEAESVAYCVTQYFGVAEDQKRSFAYINCWNRESDQALEQFKASMSVIAKTVKAIIEGVESATSNESKALAIT, from the coding sequence ATGACCACTCAAGCCAAACGTGAAAAGGCCCAAGCCAAACAACAAGCAGCACTCGAAAAACTAGAGCAAGGAATTCTGAATATTGCAACTGAGGCCGATTGGCGACAATATCTAGACTTTCATTCCAAGTTTTACAACTACTCCGCTAAAAATACGATGCTGATTTACGGCCAATGCCCAGACGCTAGCCATGTGGCAGGCTACAAAGCTTGGCAGAAGCACGGGAGACAAGTTCGCAAAGGGGAGAAAGGGATCGTAATCCTCGCTCCCTGCAAGAAGAAAGTCGAGGATGAAAAAACAGGGGATAAAGCTTGGCAAATCTTTGGCTTTAAGACTGCAAGCGTTTTTGATGTTAGCCAAACCGATGGCGAAGAATTACAGGAAACAGATGTCAAGGCTCAGACCACTGAGGCCGAGCTATACCGGAACCTCAAAGCCTTCGGGGAAGCTCAAGGGTTTACGGTGCTTGAGCAAGCCTATCCTGGGGCTTACGGGGTCTGTATCTACAAGCCCAGTGGCATAGAGATTCAGGTTGACCCACTGCTCAGTGTAGAGCTGAGAGCTAGCATTCTTGCCCATGAGCTAGGCCATGCCCTCATGCATAATGCGGCTGAGTATTGCGACCACACCCCCACATCCACTAAGGAGCTAGAAGCTGAGTCAGTCGCCTACTGCGTGACGCAATACTTTGGAGTTGCTGAGGATCAGAAGCGTTCCTTTGCTTACATCAACTGTTGGAACCGGGAAAGCGATCAGGCACTTGAGCAGTTCAAAGCGTCAATGAGTGTGATCGCAAAAACCGTTAAGGCGATTATTGAGGGAGTTGAAAGCGCTACCTCGAATGAATCCAAAGCTTTAGCAATTACCTAA